The proteins below are encoded in one region of Tomitella fengzijianii:
- the ligA gene encoding NAD-dependent DNA ligase LigA, translated as MIEPHPEQTPTPGEARARWRELADEVREHQFRYYVKDAPTISDAEFDRLLGELTALEERYSDLRVPDSPTQLVGGAGFTTQFAPVEHLERMLSLDNVFSTEELAAWVHRTEAQAGEAVDYLCEVKIDGVAIDLVYERGRLTRAGTRGDGRVGEDVTLNARTIDDIPTRLTGSDEFPVPEVLEVRGEVFFRLEDFEELNAALVAEGKDPFANPRNSAAGSLRQKDPAVTARRRLGMICHGIGHREGFAPVSQFHAYEALSAWGLPVSAHTTRVRGADAVLERAGYWAQHRHDIEHEIDGFVVKVDGMALHDEFGETARAPRWAIALKFPPEEVNTLLLDVRVGVGRTGRVTPFALMKPVLVAGSTVAQATLHNASEVERKGVRVGDTVVIRKAGDVIPEVLAPVADARRGDERTFIMSTHCPECGSRVAAGKDGDVDLRCPDTRHCPAQLRERLFHLAGRGAFDIEMLGMEGATDLLRTGVLADEGDLFTLDEAALRRTAVYTTKGGAVSATGKKLLEHLASARDQPLWRVLVALSIRHVGPTAARALATEFGSLEGIEQADEERLAATEGVGPTIAAAIIEWFRVDWHRELLDKWRAAGVRMADERDESIARTLEGLSIVVTGTVEGFTRDGAKEAIVSRGGRAASSVSKKTAFVVVGDAPGSKYDKALALGVTVLDADGFRLLLDDGPEAVRPAESEP; from the coding sequence GTGATCGAACCGCACCCTGAGCAGACCCCCACCCCCGGCGAGGCGCGGGCGCGCTGGCGCGAGCTGGCCGACGAGGTGCGCGAACACCAGTTCCGCTACTACGTCAAGGACGCGCCCACGATCTCCGACGCGGAGTTCGACAGGCTCCTCGGCGAGCTCACCGCACTGGAGGAACGGTACTCGGATCTGCGGGTGCCGGATTCGCCCACGCAACTGGTCGGCGGCGCCGGTTTCACCACGCAGTTCGCGCCCGTGGAGCATCTGGAGCGGATGCTCAGCCTGGACAATGTCTTCAGCACCGAGGAGCTGGCCGCCTGGGTGCACCGCACGGAGGCGCAGGCGGGCGAGGCCGTCGACTATCTGTGCGAGGTCAAGATCGACGGCGTGGCCATCGACCTGGTCTACGAACGGGGACGCCTGACCCGCGCGGGCACCCGCGGCGACGGTCGGGTGGGGGAGGACGTCACGCTCAACGCCCGCACCATCGACGACATCCCCACCCGGCTCACCGGCAGCGACGAGTTCCCGGTGCCGGAGGTGCTGGAGGTGCGCGGCGAGGTGTTCTTCCGCCTCGAGGATTTCGAAGAGCTCAATGCGGCGCTGGTGGCGGAGGGGAAGGACCCGTTCGCCAACCCGCGGAACTCCGCGGCGGGGTCGCTGCGCCAGAAGGATCCCGCGGTGACGGCGCGCCGCCGGCTCGGCATGATCTGCCACGGCATCGGGCACCGGGAGGGCTTTGCGCCGGTGTCCCAGTTCCACGCCTACGAGGCGCTGTCCGCGTGGGGGCTGCCCGTATCGGCGCACACCACCAGGGTGCGGGGTGCGGACGCGGTGCTCGAGCGGGCCGGCTACTGGGCGCAGCACCGTCACGACATCGAGCACGAGATCGACGGCTTCGTCGTCAAGGTCGACGGCATGGCGCTGCACGACGAGTTCGGCGAGACGGCGCGGGCGCCGCGGTGGGCCATCGCGCTGAAGTTCCCGCCGGAAGAGGTGAACACGCTGCTGCTCGACGTGCGGGTGGGAGTGGGTCGCACCGGCCGGGTGACGCCGTTCGCACTGATGAAGCCCGTTCTCGTGGCGGGATCCACGGTGGCGCAGGCGACCCTGCACAACGCCTCCGAGGTGGAGCGCAAGGGCGTGCGCGTGGGCGACACGGTGGTGATCCGCAAGGCCGGCGACGTCATCCCCGAGGTGCTCGCCCCGGTGGCGGACGCGCGCCGCGGCGACGAGCGGACGTTCATCATGTCCACGCACTGCCCCGAGTGCGGCAGCCGGGTCGCCGCGGGCAAGGACGGCGACGTGGACCTGCGCTGCCCGGATACCCGGCATTGCCCGGCCCAGCTGCGGGAGCGGCTGTTCCACCTGGCCGGGCGCGGCGCATTCGACATCGAGATGCTCGGAATGGAGGGGGCCACCGACCTGTTGCGCACGGGCGTCCTCGCCGACGAGGGCGACCTGTTCACGCTCGACGAGGCCGCACTGCGCCGGACGGCGGTGTACACCACCAAGGGCGGTGCGGTGTCGGCGACAGGCAAGAAGCTGCTCGAGCATCTGGCGTCCGCGCGCGACCAGCCGCTGTGGCGGGTGCTGGTGGCGCTGTCCATCCGGCACGTCGGCCCCACGGCGGCGCGCGCCCTGGCCACCGAGTTCGGCAGCCTCGAGGGCATCGAGCAGGCCGACGAGGAGCGGCTTGCCGCCACCGAGGGCGTGGGCCCCACCATCGCGGCCGCCATCATCGAGTGGTTCCGCGTGGACTGGCATCGCGAACTGCTCGACAAGTGGCGCGCGGCGGGCGTGCGCATGGCCGACGAGCGTGACGAGTCGATCGCCCGCACCCTGGAGGGGCTCTCGATCGTCGTCACCGGCACGGTCGAAGGGTTCACCCGCGACGGCGCGAAGGAGGCGATCGTGAGCCGCGGCGGGCGCGCGGCGTCGTCGGTGTCGAAGAAGACGGCGTTCGTCGTGGTGGGCGACGCGCCCGGGTCCAAGTACGACAAGGCGCTGGCTCTGGGGGTCACGGTGCTCGACGCGGACGGCTTCCGCCTGCTCCTCGACGACGGGCCCGAGGCGGTGCGGCCGGCGGAATCGGAGCCGTGA
- a CDS encoding uroporphyrinogen decarboxylase/cobalamine-independent methonine synthase family protein, with protein sequence MTLPFGTATGLGPWPGTDEHEAARTIVGELGEFPHLAELPARGLGADAVGRAAAMLVDLPVDVSTTGYRLADRPGTVLRTARAHLARDLDAAEEACERAGVRGAGTPFKLQVCGPVTAAARLELRSGRRVLTDRGAVRDLTDSLAEGVREHVGAVRRRFGVQPVLQLDEDDLGAALDGALPGRTRYDPVRALPEPEARAMLGTVIEAAGGVPVILGGPRMPAATGLARGAGAAAITMTLHSAGSVREPAILDGLGEWLDSGRGILLGLAPAGRPEGPTPDWHAVARPAVRLVDELGFARGTLARQTIVTTESGLADADPDRARAAVSLACRIAAGFAGDPDSL encoded by the coding sequence GTGACCCTCCCGTTCGGCACCGCCACGGGGCTCGGACCGTGGCCGGGCACCGATGAGCACGAGGCCGCGCGGACGATCGTCGGCGAGCTGGGGGAGTTCCCGCACCTCGCGGAGCTGCCCGCGCGGGGCCTCGGTGCCGACGCGGTGGGCCGCGCCGCGGCGATGCTGGTGGACCTGCCGGTGGACGTGTCCACCACCGGGTACCGGCTCGCCGACCGGCCGGGGACCGTGCTGCGCACCGCGCGCGCCCACCTGGCCCGCGACCTCGACGCGGCGGAGGAGGCCTGCGAGCGCGCCGGGGTCCGGGGCGCGGGGACGCCGTTCAAGCTGCAGGTATGCGGCCCGGTCACCGCGGCGGCGCGGCTGGAGCTGCGCTCCGGGCGGCGCGTGCTCACCGACCGGGGTGCGGTGCGCGACCTCACCGACTCGCTGGCGGAGGGCGTGCGCGAGCACGTGGGCGCGGTGCGGCGCAGGTTCGGCGTGCAGCCCGTGCTGCAACTGGACGAGGACGATCTGGGCGCGGCGCTGGACGGCGCGCTGCCCGGCCGCACGCGGTACGACCCGGTGCGCGCGCTGCCGGAGCCGGAGGCGCGCGCGATGCTGGGCACTGTGATCGAGGCGGCGGGCGGCGTGCCGGTCATCCTCGGCGGCCCACGCATGCCGGCGGCGACCGGCCTGGCGCGCGGTGCCGGGGCGGCGGCGATCACGATGACACTGCACTCGGCCGGCAGCGTGCGGGAACCCGCGATCCTCGACGGCCTGGGCGAGTGGCTCGACTCCGGCCGCGGGATCCTGCTGGGCCTCGCCCCGGCGGGCCGGCCGGAAGGTCCGACGCCGGACTGGCACGCGGTGGCCCGGCCCGCGGTCCGGCTCGTCGACGAGCTGGGCTTCGCGCGCGGCACGCTGGCGCGGCAGACGATCGTGACTACGGAGAGCGGCCTCGCCGACGCCGATCCGGACCGGGCGCGCGCCGCGGTCTCACTCGCGTGCCGCATCGCCGCCGGGTTCGCGGGGGACCCCGACTCGCTGTGA
- the mnmA gene encoding tRNA 2-thiouridine(34) synthase MnmA: MRVLAAMSGGVDSAVAAARAVDAGHDVVGVHLALSTAPGALRTGSRGCCSREDAGDAQRAADVLGIPFYVWDFAERFREDVIEDFIDSYAAGETPNPCLRCNEKIKFAAVAERAFALGFDAVATGHYARLEGGVLRRAVDADKDQSYVLGVLDGEQLGRAMFPVGDTPKPLIREEAARRGLAVADKPDSHDICFIPTGDTRAFLGARIGVRPGALVDADSGDELGRHEGVHGFTVGQRKGLGLEHPAPDGRPRYVTGIDPDSGTVTVGAAEDLEVRHISARQPRWTSAQAPQGRFGCVVQVRAHGGIARAEAELVGEQIRIDLAEPLTGVARGQAAVLYRTDPDGDVVLGSGTISDSARAAAHR, from the coding sequence ATGAGGGTTCTTGCAGCGATGAGCGGCGGCGTCGATTCCGCGGTGGCGGCGGCGCGGGCCGTCGACGCCGGCCACGACGTGGTGGGCGTGCACCTCGCGCTGTCGACGGCGCCAGGTGCGCTGCGCACGGGTTCCCGCGGCTGCTGCTCGCGCGAGGACGCGGGGGACGCGCAGCGCGCTGCGGACGTGCTGGGCATCCCGTTCTACGTGTGGGACTTCGCCGAGCGCTTCCGCGAAGACGTGATCGAGGACTTCATCGACTCCTACGCCGCCGGCGAGACCCCCAACCCGTGCCTGCGCTGCAACGAGAAGATCAAGTTCGCCGCCGTCGCCGAGCGCGCCTTCGCCCTGGGCTTCGACGCCGTGGCCACCGGCCACTACGCGCGCCTGGAGGGCGGCGTGCTGCGACGCGCGGTGGACGCGGACAAGGACCAGTCCTACGTGCTCGGGGTGCTCGACGGCGAGCAGCTCGGCCGCGCGATGTTCCCCGTCGGCGACACCCCCAAGCCGCTGATCCGCGAGGAGGCGGCGCGGCGGGGCCTCGCCGTGGCGGACAAGCCGGACAGTCACGACATCTGCTTCATCCCCACCGGCGATACGCGCGCGTTCCTCGGTGCGCGGATCGGGGTGCGGCCCGGCGCGCTGGTCGACGCGGACTCCGGCGACGAGCTGGGGCGGCACGAGGGCGTGCACGGGTTCACGGTGGGCCAGCGCAAGGGCCTGGGGCTCGAGCACCCGGCCCCGGACGGGCGGCCGCGGTACGTCACGGGCATAGACCCGGACTCGGGCACCGTCACCGTGGGGGCCGCCGAAGACCTCGAAGTGCGGCACATCAGCGCCCGGCAGCCGCGGTGGACCTCCGCGCAGGCGCCGCAGGGGAGGTTCGGCTGCGTCGTCCAGGTGCGTGCGCACGGCGGGATCGCGCGGGCCGAGGCGGAGCTCGTGGGCGAGCAGATCCGCATCGACCTCGCCGAACCACTCACGGGCGTCGCCCGCGGTCAGGCCGCAGTGCTCTACCGCACCGATCCGGACGGCGACGTCGTGCTGGGCAGCGGCACCATCAGCGATTCGGCGCGCGCGGCCGCGCACCGGTGA
- a CDS encoding cysteine desulfurase family protein, translating into MADGAAAAPAERGAAYLDHAATTPMRRVAAEAMAEAFARVGNPASLHGSGRAARRRVEEAREALAAVLGARPSEVLFTAGGTESDNLAVKGIFRARRDAEPARRRILAGAAEHHAVLDAVEWLAAHEGAEVTWLAVDDEGRVLPQVLREALAVYADETALVSVMWANNEVGTVNPIRELASVADGFGVPLHTDAIQAVGHVPVDFTIPGLSALSIAAHKFGGPQGTGALLLRRDVACVPLLHGGGHEREVRSGTVDVAGAAGMAAAAAEAERTLASESRRVGGLRDALVAGVRERIPDVLVNGARGADDLPTIAHLTFPGCEGDSLLMLLDAAGIECSTGSACTAGVPQASHVLIGMGMDPSTARGSLRFSLGYTSTAAEVDRLLETLPAVVDRARAAGMADGHRRRGTETASERRESVR; encoded by the coding sequence GTGGCAGACGGCGCCGCGGCGGCACCCGCCGAGCGTGGGGCCGCCTACCTCGATCACGCGGCCACCACCCCCATGCGGCGGGTCGCCGCCGAGGCGATGGCGGAGGCGTTCGCGCGGGTCGGCAATCCGGCGTCGCTGCACGGGTCGGGCCGGGCGGCGCGGCGGCGCGTCGAGGAGGCGCGCGAGGCCCTCGCGGCGGTACTCGGCGCGCGCCCGTCGGAGGTGCTGTTCACCGCGGGCGGCACGGAATCGGACAACCTGGCGGTCAAGGGGATCTTCCGTGCGCGGCGCGACGCCGAGCCCGCGCGTCGCCGCATCCTGGCCGGTGCGGCCGAACACCACGCCGTGCTCGACGCGGTGGAATGGCTCGCGGCGCACGAGGGCGCCGAGGTCACCTGGCTGGCCGTGGACGACGAGGGGCGCGTGCTGCCGCAGGTCCTGCGGGAGGCGCTCGCCGTCTACGCGGACGAGACCGCGCTGGTCTCCGTCATGTGGGCGAACAACGAAGTCGGCACCGTCAACCCGATCCGGGAGCTTGCGTCCGTGGCCGACGGGTTCGGGGTGCCGTTGCACACCGACGCCATCCAGGCCGTGGGCCACGTGCCCGTGGACTTCACCATTCCGGGGCTGTCCGCGCTGAGCATTGCCGCGCACAAGTTCGGGGGCCCGCAGGGCACCGGGGCGCTGCTGCTGCGGCGCGACGTCGCCTGCGTGCCGCTGCTGCACGGGGGCGGCCACGAGCGCGAGGTGCGCTCCGGCACCGTCGACGTGGCCGGTGCCGCGGGGATGGCTGCTGCGGCGGCGGAGGCGGAGCGCACGCTCGCCTCCGAGTCGCGCCGCGTCGGCGGGCTGCGCGACGCGCTGGTGGCCGGCGTCCGGGAGCGCATCCCCGACGTGCTCGTCAACGGTGCGCGCGGCGCCGACGATCTGCCGACGATCGCCCACCTGACCTTCCCGGGCTGTGAGGGCGACTCGCTGCTGATGCTGCTGGACGCGGCCGGGATCGAGTGCTCCACCGGCTCCGCCTGCACCGCCGGCGTACCGCAGGCCAGCCACGTGCTGATCGGCATGGGCATGGACCCGTCGACGGCCCGCGGCTCGCTCCGCTTCTCCCTCGGATACACCTCGACGGCGGCGGAGGTCGACCGGCTGCTCGAGACGCTGCCGGCGGTGGTGGACAGGGCGCGCGCGGCGGGAATGGCCGACGGGCACCGCAGGCGCGGTACGGAGACGGCGAGCGAACGACGAGAGAGTGTGCGATGA
- a CDS encoding electron transfer flavoprotein subunit alpha/FixB family protein codes for MAEVLVLVEHAEGALKKVTTELLTAARALGEPAAVVTGPAGTTDALADALTAAGAEKIYAAESDTVDSVLVTPKVDVLAGLAESASPAAVLIPASVEGKEVAGRLAARIGSGLLGDVVEVKGDGSAVHSIFGGAFTVDAKATGDLPVITVRPGSVEVQAQAGAGAREDVAVPEAAENATVITKREPVVGGDRPELTEATIVVSGGRGVASAENFEKVIEPLADALGAAVGASRAAVDSGYYPGQFQVGQTGKTVSPQLYIALGISGAIQHRAGMQTSKTIVAINKDEEAPIFEISDYGIVGDLFNVAPQLTEAVKAHKG; via the coding sequence ATGGCAGAGGTACTCGTCCTCGTCGAACATGCCGAGGGTGCGCTGAAGAAGGTCACCACCGAACTGCTCACCGCGGCGCGCGCGCTCGGTGAGCCCGCCGCCGTCGTCACCGGCCCCGCCGGCACGACCGACGCGCTGGCCGACGCCCTGACCGCTGCGGGCGCCGAGAAGATCTACGCCGCCGAGTCCGACACCGTCGACAGCGTCCTCGTCACGCCCAAGGTCGACGTGCTCGCCGGGCTCGCGGAGTCCGCGTCCCCGGCCGCGGTGCTCATCCCGGCCAGCGTCGAGGGCAAGGAGGTCGCCGGCCGGCTGGCCGCGCGCATCGGCTCGGGCCTGCTCGGCGACGTCGTCGAGGTGAAGGGCGACGGCTCGGCCGTGCACTCGATCTTCGGCGGCGCATTCACCGTGGACGCCAAGGCCACGGGCGACCTGCCCGTGATCACGGTCCGTCCCGGCTCGGTCGAGGTGCAGGCCCAGGCCGGCGCAGGGGCCCGCGAGGACGTCGCGGTGCCCGAGGCGGCGGAGAACGCCACCGTCATCACCAAGCGCGAGCCGGTCGTCGGCGGCGACCGCCCCGAGCTGACGGAGGCCACCATCGTGGTCTCCGGCGGCCGTGGCGTGGCGTCGGCGGAGAACTTCGAGAAGGTCATCGAGCCGCTCGCCGACGCGCTGGGGGCCGCCGTGGGCGCGTCGCGCGCCGCCGTGGACTCCGGCTACTACCCGGGCCAGTTCCAGGTGGGCCAGACCGGCAAGACGGTCTCGCCGCAGCTGTACATCGCCCTGGGCATCTCCGGCGCCATCCAGCACCGCGCGGGCATGCAGACGTCCAAGACGATCGTCGCGATCAACAAGGACGAAGAGGCCCCGATCTTCGAGATCTCCGACTACGGCATCGTGGGCGACCTGTTCAATGTCGCCCCGCAGCTGACCGAGGCGGTCAAGGCGCACAAGGGCTGA
- a CDS encoding electron transfer flavoprotein subunit beta/FixA family protein encodes MPNIVVLIKQVPDTWSERKLSEGDFTLDREAADAVLDEINERAVEEALQIKEAQGGEVTVLCAGPDRATEAIRKALSMGADKAVHLNDEALHGSDAIQTSWALAAAIGQIEGAELIIAGNEATDGRTGAVPAIIAEYLGIPQLTHMRSLTIADGKATGERETDEGTFELEATLPAIVSVTEKMNEPRFPSFKGIMAAKKKEVQVFSLADIGVDPETVGVANAGSAVTASTPKPPRTAGEKVADEGEGGNDVAKYLVGQKII; translated from the coding sequence ATGCCAAACATTGTCGTACTGATCAAGCAGGTTCCTGACACCTGGTCCGAGCGCAAGCTCTCCGAGGGAGATTTCACCCTGGACCGCGAGGCTGCGGACGCCGTGCTGGATGAGATCAACGAGCGCGCGGTCGAAGAGGCCCTCCAGATCAAGGAGGCGCAGGGCGGCGAGGTCACCGTGCTGTGCGCCGGTCCCGACCGTGCCACCGAGGCGATCCGCAAGGCGCTGTCGATGGGCGCGGACAAGGCCGTCCACCTCAACGACGAGGCCCTGCACGGCTCGGACGCGATCCAGACCTCCTGGGCGCTCGCGGCCGCCATCGGGCAGATCGAGGGCGCCGAGCTCATCATCGCCGGCAACGAGGCCACCGACGGCCGCACCGGTGCCGTGCCCGCGATCATCGCCGAGTACCTGGGCATCCCGCAGCTCACGCACATGCGCAGCCTGACCATCGCGGACGGCAAGGCCACCGGCGAGCGTGAGACCGACGAGGGCACCTTCGAGCTCGAGGCAACGCTCCCCGCGATCGTGAGCGTCACCGAGAAGATGAACGAGCCGCGGTTCCCGTCCTTCAAGGGCATCATGGCCGCCAAGAAGAAGGAAGTGCAGGTCTTCTCCCTCGCCGACATCGGCGTGGATCCGGAGACGGTCGGCGTGGCCAACGCGGGCTCCGCGGTGACGGCCTCGACCCCGAAGCCGCCGCGCACCGCCGGCGAGAAGGTCGCGGACGAGGGCGAGGGCGGCAACGACGTCGCCAAGTACCTGGTCGGCCAGAAGATCATCTGA
- a CDS encoding class I SAM-dependent methyltransferase, with product MTDSADDAARTLAGDAPALPLTGERTVPGLAEENYWFRRHEVVYLDLVEACRGRIVVDAGFGEGYGAALIAGAAAGVLGVDYDATATAHVARRYPSVQVTRGNLAALPVADDAVDAVVNLQVIEHLWDQEQFLRECHRVLAPGGRLLISTPNRITFSPGRDTPLNPFHTRELNAAELTELLVGAGFAVESMRGVHHGPRLAALDAKHGGSLIDAQIERALAGEPWPADLRADVAAVTADDFHLRTDGIDGSLDLVATAVKAP from the coding sequence GTGACCGACTCTGCAGATGACGCGGCGCGCACCCTCGCCGGCGACGCCCCCGCACTCCCCCTCACCGGAGAGCGCACCGTGCCCGGCCTCGCCGAAGAGAACTACTGGTTCCGCCGGCACGAGGTCGTCTACCTCGACCTCGTCGAGGCCTGCCGGGGGCGGATCGTCGTGGACGCCGGCTTCGGCGAGGGTTACGGAGCGGCGCTCATCGCCGGCGCGGCCGCCGGGGTGCTCGGGGTCGACTACGACGCCACCGCCACCGCCCACGTCGCACGACGCTACCCGTCGGTGCAGGTCACCCGGGGCAATCTGGCGGCGCTGCCCGTCGCCGACGACGCGGTGGACGCGGTGGTCAACCTGCAGGTGATCGAGCACCTGTGGGATCAGGAGCAGTTCCTGCGCGAGTGCCACCGCGTGCTCGCCCCCGGCGGGCGGCTGCTCATCAGCACGCCCAACCGCATCACCTTCTCCCCCGGCCGGGACACCCCGCTCAATCCGTTCCACACGCGCGAGCTCAACGCCGCCGAGCTCACGGAACTGCTCGTCGGCGCCGGCTTCGCGGTGGAGTCGATGCGCGGGGTGCACCACGGCCCGCGCCTCGCTGCCCTCGACGCCAAGCACGGCGGCTCGCTCATCGACGCGCAGATCGAGCGCGCGCTCGCAGGCGAGCCCTGGCCCGCAGATCTCCGCGCCGACGTGGCGGCGGTGACGGCCGACGACTTCCACCTCCGCACCGACGGCATCGACGGCAGCCTGGACCTGGTGGCGACGGCGGTGAAAGCACCGTGA
- a CDS encoding 1,4-alpha-glucan branching protein domain-containing protein, whose translation MFALVLHSHLPWLANHGRWPVGEEWLYQSWSASYLPVFDALERLADEGHTNLLTFGITPVLAAQLDDPHSLAGMHHWLGNWQLRAHEAALIDSAAGAPGTASSVAALRELGTREHRESAWALERFESRWRHGASPVIRPLVESGVIELLGGPLAHPFQPLLDPRMRAFSLEEGLEDARRRWNHRPRGLWAPECAFTPGMEQDYARSGIDHFMVDGPSLRGDTALGRPVAGTDVVAFGRDLTVSYKVWSPKSGYPGHGAYRDFHTYDHDTGLKPARVTGKTTPPPDKKPYDPALAAAAVDKHVADFVEAIRARLRSESERIGRDALVVAAFDTELYGHWWHEGPVWLEKLLRALPEAGIRVGTLADARAQGYVGEPIDLPESSWGSGKDWRVWAGDQVRDLVGLNAEVVAEALAHVDAMPAGLRHRDPVADQAVREALLAVASDWAFMVSKDTAAGYARDRAHKHAHAMREIVAAAASGDSRRAEALAAAWRHADGLFPGLDARRLRRTASASAPPGIAVPDPARAQVVTR comes from the coding sequence ATGTTCGCGCTGGTGCTGCACAGCCACCTGCCCTGGCTGGCCAACCACGGCCGCTGGCCGGTCGGCGAGGAGTGGCTCTACCAGTCGTGGTCGGCGTCGTACCTGCCGGTGTTCGACGCCCTGGAGCGCCTGGCCGACGAGGGGCACACGAACCTGCTCACCTTCGGCATCACGCCCGTGCTCGCCGCACAGCTCGACGACCCGCACAGCCTGGCCGGCATGCACCACTGGCTGGGCAACTGGCAGCTACGCGCGCACGAGGCGGCGCTCATCGACAGCGCGGCGGGCGCGCCCGGCACCGCCAGCAGCGTCGCCGCACTGCGCGAGCTCGGCACCCGCGAGCACCGCGAGTCCGCCTGGGCCCTGGAACGATTCGAGTCCCGTTGGCGGCACGGCGCCTCGCCCGTGATCCGGCCGCTGGTGGAGTCCGGGGTGATCGAGCTGCTCGGCGGGCCGCTGGCGCACCCGTTCCAGCCGCTGCTCGATCCGCGCATGCGGGCCTTCTCACTCGAGGAGGGCCTCGAAGACGCCCGGCGCCGCTGGAACCACCGCCCGCGGGGCCTGTGGGCCCCGGAGTGCGCGTTCACGCCCGGCATGGAACAGGACTACGCGCGCAGCGGCATCGACCACTTCATGGTGGACGGCCCGTCGCTGCGCGGCGACACGGCGCTGGGGCGCCCCGTCGCCGGAACCGACGTCGTCGCCTTCGGCCGCGACCTCACCGTCAGCTACAAGGTGTGGTCCCCCAAATCGGGCTACCCCGGGCACGGCGCCTACCGGGACTTCCACACCTACGATCACGACACCGGCCTCAAGCCGGCGCGCGTGACCGGCAAGACCACCCCGCCCCCGGACAAGAAGCCGTACGACCCCGCTCTCGCCGCGGCCGCCGTCGACAAGCACGTCGCGGACTTCGTCGAGGCGATCCGCGCCCGCCTGCGCTCCGAGTCCGAGCGCATCGGCCGCGACGCGCTCGTCGTCGCGGCCTTCGACACCGAGCTGTACGGGCACTGGTGGCACGAGGGCCCAGTGTGGCTGGAGAAGCTGCTGCGCGCCCTGCCGGAGGCGGGGATCCGCGTGGGCACCCTCGCCGACGCCCGCGCGCAGGGCTATGTGGGCGAGCCCATCGACCTGCCCGAATCGTCCTGGGGATCCGGCAAGGACTGGCGGGTGTGGGCCGGAGACCAGGTGCGCGACCTGGTGGGCCTCAACGCGGAAGTCGTGGCCGAGGCGCTGGCCCACGTCGACGCGATGCCCGCGGGCCTTCGGCACCGGGACCCCGTCGCCGACCAGGCCGTGCGCGAGGCGCTGCTGGCCGTCGCGAGCGACTGGGCCTTCATGGTCAGCAAGGACACCGCCGCCGGCTATGCGCGGGACCGGGCCCACAAGCACGCGCACGCGATGCGCGAGATCGTCGCGGCCGCCGCCTCGGGCGACTCCCGCCGCGCCGAGGCGCTGGCCGCGGCGTGGCGCCACGCCGACGGGCTCTTCCCCGGCCTCGACGCGCGCCGGCTGCGGCGCACGGCGTCCGCGTCCGCCCCGCCGGGGATCGCAGTGCCGGATCCCGCACGCGCACAGGTGGTGACGCGGTGA